The following proteins are co-located in the Phragmites australis chromosome 10, lpPhrAust1.1, whole genome shotgun sequence genome:
- the LOC133931322 gene encoding probable isoprenylcysteine alpha-carbonyl methylesterase ICMEL1 isoform X1 — translation MQVELAACTASQSGKAEETPPPSPAAADASVAEDAPFLPDGGVRRRPGCGRFAQRSGSFRREVGRVAAETFLLTRLTLILLRYLGIGYRWIMQFLALCCYTLLLMPGFIQVVYYYFFSSQVHRSVVYGDQPRNRLDLYIPTTTTGLKPVVAFVTGGAWIIGYKGWGALLGRRLAERGIIVACIDYRNFPQGTIGDMVEDASQGISFVCNNIASYGGDPGRIYLVGQSAGAHIAACALLNQAIKECGEGDTSSWSVSQLKAYFGISGGYNLLNLVDHFHRRGLYRSIFLSIMEGEESLKKFSPQVMIKESSARPAVSLLPHIILFHGTSDYSIPSAESQAFVDALQQHGAKADLFLYEGKTHTDLFLQDPLRGGRDKMLEEIASVIHSDDPDASAQRLAVQQARRLVPEFMLTLAGRVSPF, via the exons ATGCAGGTGGAGCTCGCTGCTTGCACCGCTTCCCAGTCAGGCAAGGCGGAGGAGACGCCGCCGCCCTCCCCGGCCGCCGCTGACGCATCAGTGGCGGAGGACGCTCCGTTCCTCCCCGATGGGGGCGTGCGGCGCCGGCCGGGGTGCGGGCGGTTCGCGCAGCGTAGCGGCTCCTTCCGCCGTGAAGTCGGCCGCGTCGCCGCAGAGACCTTCCTCCTCACGCGGCTCACCCTGATCCTCCTACGCTACCTCGG GATAGGCTACAGATGGATCATGCAGTTCCTAGCCCTCTGCTGCTATACCCTCTTGCTGATGCCAGGTTTCATTCAAG TTGTGTATTATTATTTCTTCTCAAGCCAAGTTCATAGAAGTGTTGTATATGGAGATCAGCCTAGAAATAG ATTGGACTTGTATATACCCACTACTACAACAGGGTTGAAGCCAGTTGTTGCTTTTGTGACTGGTGGAGCATGGATCATTGG GTACAAAGGGTGGGGTGCCCTTTTAGGCAGACGCTTGGCAGAAAGGGGCATCATAGTTGCATGCATTGATTACAG AAACTTTCCTCAAGGGACTATTGGTGACATGGTAGAAGATGCTTCTCAAGGGATCTCTTTTGTCTGCAACAATATAGCAAGTTATGGAGGCGATCCTGGCAG GATTTATCTCGTTGGACAATCTGCTGGTGCACATATTGCTGCGTGTGCCCTCTTAAATCAGGCTATTAAAGAATGTGGTGAAGGAGATACTTCCTCTTGGAGTGTTTCGCAACTAAAAGCTTACTTTGGTATTTCTGGCGG GTACAATCTCCTTAACTTGGTTGATCATTTCCATAGACGTGGCCTTTACCGATCCATCTTTCTCAG CATTATGGAAGGTGAAGAATCGCTGAAGAAATTCTCTCCACAAGTGATGATTAAGGAGTCATCTGCTAGGCCTGCAGTTTCTTTACTGCCTCATATCATCCTTTTCCATGGAACAAGTGACTATTCAATACCGTCAGCTGAAAG TCAAGCATTCGTTGATGCTCTACAACAGCATGGTGCTAAAGCAGATCTATTCTTGTATGAAGGGAAGACACATACTGATCTATTCCTTCAG GATCCTCTTCGTGGTGGTAGAGATAAAATGCTCGAAGAGATTGCAAGTGTGATACACAGTGACGATCCAGATGCATCTGCTCAGCGCCTTGCCGTGCAACAGGCACGGCGTCTTGTTCCTGAATTCATGCTGACGCTTGCTGGGAGAGTAAGCCCTTTCTGA
- the LOC133931322 gene encoding probable isoprenylcysteine alpha-carbonyl methylesterase ICMEL1 isoform X2 translates to MQVELAACTASQSGKAEETPPPSPAAADASVAEDAPFLPDGGVRRRPGCGRFAQRSGSFRREVGRVAAETFLLTRLTLILLRYLGIGYRWIMQFLALCCYTLLLMPGFIQVVYYYFFSSQVHRSVVYGDQPRNRLDLYIPTTTTGLKPVVAFVTGGAWIIGYKGWGALLGRRLAERGIIVACIDYRNFPQGTIGDMVEDASQGISFVCNNIASYGGDPGRIYLVGQSAGAHIAACALLNQAIKECGEGDTSSWSVSQLKAYFGISGGYNLLNLVDHFHRRGLYRSIFLSIMEGEESLKKFSPQVMIKESSARPAVSLLPHIILFHGTSDYSIPSAERILFVVVEIKCSKRLQV, encoded by the exons ATGCAGGTGGAGCTCGCTGCTTGCACCGCTTCCCAGTCAGGCAAGGCGGAGGAGACGCCGCCGCCCTCCCCGGCCGCCGCTGACGCATCAGTGGCGGAGGACGCTCCGTTCCTCCCCGATGGGGGCGTGCGGCGCCGGCCGGGGTGCGGGCGGTTCGCGCAGCGTAGCGGCTCCTTCCGCCGTGAAGTCGGCCGCGTCGCCGCAGAGACCTTCCTCCTCACGCGGCTCACCCTGATCCTCCTACGCTACCTCGG GATAGGCTACAGATGGATCATGCAGTTCCTAGCCCTCTGCTGCTATACCCTCTTGCTGATGCCAGGTTTCATTCAAG TTGTGTATTATTATTTCTTCTCAAGCCAAGTTCATAGAAGTGTTGTATATGGAGATCAGCCTAGAAATAG ATTGGACTTGTATATACCCACTACTACAACAGGGTTGAAGCCAGTTGTTGCTTTTGTGACTGGTGGAGCATGGATCATTGG GTACAAAGGGTGGGGTGCCCTTTTAGGCAGACGCTTGGCAGAAAGGGGCATCATAGTTGCATGCATTGATTACAG AAACTTTCCTCAAGGGACTATTGGTGACATGGTAGAAGATGCTTCTCAAGGGATCTCTTTTGTCTGCAACAATATAGCAAGTTATGGAGGCGATCCTGGCAG GATTTATCTCGTTGGACAATCTGCTGGTGCACATATTGCTGCGTGTGCCCTCTTAAATCAGGCTATTAAAGAATGTGGTGAAGGAGATACTTCCTCTTGGAGTGTTTCGCAACTAAAAGCTTACTTTGGTATTTCTGGCGG GTACAATCTCCTTAACTTGGTTGATCATTTCCATAGACGTGGCCTTTACCGATCCATCTTTCTCAG CATTATGGAAGGTGAAGAATCGCTGAAGAAATTCTCTCCACAAGTGATGATTAAGGAGTCATCTGCTAGGCCTGCAGTTTCTTTACTGCCTCATATCATCCTTTTCCATGGAACAAGTGACTATTCAATACCGTCAGCTGAAAG GATCCTCTTCGTGGTGGTAGAGATAAAATGCTCGAAGAGATTGCAAGTGTGA
- the LOC133931321 gene encoding mitogen-activated protein kinase 12-like → MGGGFRRWFHRRSGSTSNSNQSSAGEGEEGSPDLEVVEDPDLVGLRAIRVPKRKMPLPVESHKKNTVEMEFFTEYGEASQYQIQEVIGKGSYGVVAAAVDTCTGERVAIKKINDVFEHVSDATRILREIKLLRLLRHPDIVEIKHIMLPPSRREFQDIYVVFELMESDLHQVIKANDDLTPEHHQFFLYQLLRALKYIHAANVFHRDLKPKNILANSDCKLKICDFGLARASFNDAPSAIFWTDYVATRWYRAPELCGSFFSKYTPGIDIWSIGCIFAELLTGRPLFPGKNVVHQLDIMTDLLGTPSSETLSRIRNEKARRYLSCMRKKHPVPFSQKFRNADPLALRLLQCLLAFDPKDRPTAEEALADPYFACLANVEREPSRHPISKLEFEFERRKLTKDDVRELIYREILEYHPQMLEEYMKGGEQISFLYPSGVDRFKRQFAHLEEHYSKGERGSPLQRKHASLPRERVIVTKDGNNEQYTDCHERSADSVARTTVSPPRSQDAGQNGVKSTNLSSRSYLKSASISASKCVAVDGNKHPEDDDIPEEMEGVVDGLSEKVSMMHS, encoded by the exons ATGGGCGGAGGGTTCCGCCGCTGGTTCCACCGCCGCAGCGGCTCCACCTCCAACTCCAACCAGTCGTCGGCCGGCGAGGGCGAGGAGGGGTCGCCTGATCTCGAGGTCGTCGAGGACCCGGATCTCGTCGGGCTCCGCGCCATCCGCGTGCCCAAGCGCAAGATGCCGCTGCCCGTCGAGAGCCACAAGAAG AACACAGTGGAAATGGAGTTCTTCACAGAGTACGGAGAGGCAAGCCAGTACCAGATCCAAGAAGTCATTGGCAAAGGAAGTTATGGAGTAGTTGCTGCAGCAGTAGATACCTGCACTGGTGAGCGGGTTgctatcaagaagatcaatgatGTGTTTGAGCATGTCTCAGATGCCACACGCATCCTGCGGGAGATCAAGCTTCTTCGGCTGCTCCGTCACCCAGACATAGTTGAGATCAAGCACATCATGCTCCCCCCTTCTCGGAGGGAGTTCCAAGATATCTATGTTGTTTTTGAGCTCATGGAGTCAGATCTCCATCAAGTGATTAAGGCGAACGATGACCTCACTCCAGAGCATCACCAGTTTTTCCTGTACCAACTTCTTCGTGCTCTCAAGTACATCCATGCGG CAAATGTCTTTCATCGCGATCTAAAGCCCAAGAATATACTGGCTAACTCGGATTGTAAGTTGAAAATATGCGATTTTGGACTCGCTCGTGCATCATTTAATGATGCTCCTTCAGCTATATTTTGGACG GATTATGTGGCAACAAGGTGGTACCGAGCACCTGAATTGTGTGGTTCCTTTTTCTCCAAA TACACTCCTGGAATCGATATTTGGAGTATCGGGTGTATATTCGCTGAACTTCTCACTGGAAGGCCGTTATTTCCTGGGAAGAATGTTGTACACCAATTGGATATTATGACAGATCTTCTTGGAACTCCATCATCTGAAACCTTATCTCGG ATTCGAAATGAAAAGGCTAGGAGATACTTAAGTTGCATGCGGAAAAAGCATCCTGTCCCCTTTTCTCAGAAATTTCGTAATGCTGATCCATTGGCTCTTCGTCTGCTACAGTGTTTACTTGCATTTGATCCTAAAGATCGGCCTACAGCTGAAGAG GCTCTGGCTGATCCATACTTTGCATGCCTTGCTAATGTGGAACGTGAGCCTTCAAGACACCCAATTTCGAAACTTgagtttgaatttgagagaaggAAGCTGACCAAAGATGATGTTAGAGAGTTGATCTATCGAGAG ATTTTGGAGTATCATCCACAGATGCTGGAGGAGTACATGAAAGGTGGAGAACAAATTAGCTTCCTCTATCCAAG CGGAGTTGATCGCTTCAAACGACAGTTTGCCCATCTTGAGGAGCATTACAGCAAAGGAGAAAGAGGTTCTCCACTGCAGAGAAAGCATGCTTCTTTACCAAG GGAAAGAGTAATTGTAACCAAAGATGGTAATAATGAACAATATACTGATTGTCATGAGAGAAGTGCAGATTCTGTTGCCCGCACTACTGTGAGCCCTCCAAGGTCACAAGATGCTGGTCAGAATGGCGTGAAATCCACAAATTTAAGTTCCCGAAGCTACCTGAAGAGTGCGAGCATTAGTGCTTCCAAGTGTGTTGCTGTCGATGGAAATAAACACCCAGAG GATGATGACATCCCTGAGGAAATGGAAGGCGTGGTCGATGGATTGTCTGAAAAGGTCTCCATGATGCACTCCTAG